From a region of the Hallerella porci genome:
- a CDS encoding restriction endonuclease subunit S: MTHTQLKNSILQLAVSGRLVNQIASEGNANDLLTQIQKEKQKLIAQGKIKKSKTQSSIYKKEGRWFEKSGKEEKDITDELPFEIPGNWTWARLGEIGEFTGGKTPSSESLRAEGNIPYYKVSDMNRIENQKFMIKTEAYLDSSYTGKLFKKNTIIFPKNGGAVFTNKKRILTTDSLIDLNTGAFSFSNQLDLEFVYLMFQTIDFRKHYKGTALPTVDTEEVKNILWGIPPLAEQKRIVQKIEELFNTINS; the protein is encoded by the coding sequence AATCGCAAGCGAAGGAAACGCAAACGACTTGCTTACCCAAATCCAAAAAGAAAAACAAAAACTCATCGCCCAAGGCAAAATCAAAAAAAGCAAAACTCAAAGCAGCATCTACAAAAAAGAAGGCCGCTGGTTCGAAAAATCCGGCAAAGAAGAAAAAGACATTACCGACGAACTCCCCTTTGAAATCCCCGGAAACTGGACATGGGCAAGACTCGGGGAAATTGGAGAATTTACTGGCGGAAAAACTCCAAGTTCAGAGAGTTTAAGAGCAGAAGGAAATATTCCTTACTATAAAGTTTCTGATATGAATAGAATTGAAAATCAAAAGTTTATGATAAAAACAGAGGCATATTTAGATTCTTCTTATACTGGCAAATTGTTCAAAAAGAATACTATTATTTTCCCCAAAAATGGCGGTGCGGTTTTTACAAATAAAAAACGAATTTTAACAACGGACTCATTGATAGATTTAAATACAGGAGCCTTTTCTTTTTCAAATCAATTGGATTTAGAATTTGTTTATCTAATGTTTCAAACAATTGATTTTAGAAAACATTACAAAGGTACAGCTTTACCAACGGTAGATACTGAAGAAGTCAAAAATATATTGTGGGGAATCCCCCCGCTAGCGGAGCAAAAGCGCATCGTCCAAAAAATTGAGGAACTCTTTAATACAATTAACAGTTGA